Proteins from one Microbacterium hatanonis genomic window:
- a CDS encoding LysR family transcriptional regulator, translated as MIDPVSIRALMAVADHGSVVEAARVLGYTPPNVSQHIRKLELHFDTPLLERVGRGVVLTPAAMTLVSRGRPLVDGLEQLRRAPLHDDEVTGVLRVGAFPTAVCGLLIPTITRAAAKYPQLRIEPYEIEADAALTALARGTLDAVIHKSWGANEPDEFEPRALRRTEIGTDQLDALVPSTHPLAGRDRLFLRELASDQWAISPVHDPYGRWIASHDPALLSTLGHAFEAAEFQTLTRYVEAGLAVTVIPRLGRGVLPDSVRAIPLADPDAYRKIHLYLRPITARSQVAGAFAAMIGEALRNEESSD; from the coding sequence ATGATCGATCCCGTCAGCATCCGTGCTCTGATGGCGGTGGCAGACCATGGCTCCGTCGTGGAGGCCGCGCGAGTGCTCGGCTACACGCCGCCCAACGTGTCTCAGCACATCCGCAAGCTCGAGCTCCACTTCGATACGCCGCTGCTCGAGCGGGTCGGGCGAGGGGTCGTGCTCACCCCTGCCGCGATGACCCTCGTGAGTCGGGGTCGCCCGCTCGTCGACGGGCTGGAGCAGCTGCGGCGGGCTCCGCTGCACGATGACGAGGTGACGGGTGTGCTGCGCGTCGGCGCCTTCCCCACCGCGGTCTGCGGGCTGCTCATCCCGACGATCACGCGTGCCGCGGCGAAGTACCCGCAGCTGCGCATCGAGCCGTATGAGATCGAGGCGGATGCTGCGCTGACCGCCCTGGCGCGAGGGACGCTCGACGCGGTCATCCACAAGAGCTGGGGCGCCAACGAACCGGACGAGTTCGAGCCGCGAGCGCTTCGCCGGACGGAGATCGGAACGGATCAGCTCGACGCCCTCGTTCCGTCGACGCATCCGCTCGCCGGGCGCGATCGGCTCTTCCTCCGCGAGCTCGCCTCGGATCAGTGGGCGATCAGTCCCGTCCATGACCCCTACGGGCGCTGGATCGCCTCCCACGACCCCGCACTGCTCTCGACGCTGGGTCACGCGTTCGAAGCCGCCGAGTTCCAAACCCTCACCCGGTACGTCGAGGCGGGTCTCGCCGTGACGGTGATCCCGCGGTTAGGGCGGGGCGTGCTGCCCGACTCGGTGCGAGCGATCCCGCTCGCCGACCCCGACGCCTACCGCAAGATCCACCTGTACCTGCGACCCATCACCGCTCGTTCGCAGGTCGCCGGCGCCTTCGCGGCGATGATCGGCGAGGCGCTGCGGAACGAGGAGAGCAGCGACTGA
- a CDS encoding MarR family winged helix-turn-helix transcriptional regulator yields the protein MPDDSEPASRDEALADIADRIVHVARLLTARGFADTTIVPLSPLEALVVRHIDRHPGITSSHVAANLELRASNTSTILRGLVEKGMVARTEDPSDRRAAHFTLTADAHVSIARLRAEWSGKLGAALPATVDLDGALEVLTALENELG from the coding sequence ATGCCCGACGACAGTGAGCCCGCTTCGCGCGATGAGGCGCTGGCAGACATCGCCGACCGGATCGTGCACGTCGCGCGGCTCCTCACGGCGCGGGGCTTCGCCGACACCACGATCGTGCCCCTGAGCCCGCTGGAGGCTCTCGTGGTGCGCCACATCGATCGCCACCCGGGCATCACGTCGTCGCACGTCGCTGCCAACCTGGAGCTTCGGGCGAGCAACACCAGCACGATCCTGCGCGGCCTGGTCGAGAAGGGGATGGTCGCGCGAACGGAGGATCCGTCGGACCGCCGGGCCGCGCACTTCACGCTGACCGCCGACGCTCACGTCAGCATCGCGCGACTGCGTGCGGAGTGGAGCGGCAAGCTCGGCGCGGCCCTCCCCGCTACGGTCGATCTCGACGGCGCTCTCGAGGTGCTGACCGCGCTCGAGAACGAACTGGGCTGA
- a CDS encoding multidrug effflux MFS transporter yields the protein MLSTDTVLTTTPADRPSSATDTALRAPHRPIGGATLITLAVLAAIAPFGIDLYLSAFPAMTADLATTATGVQLSLTAFLVGAGLGQVVFGPWSDRVGRLAPLLTGLAVFLVASVVAMLAGSIEVLVAARLLQGIGGAAGMVIGRAMIVDREEGPRAARALNLMMMIGGIAPVIAPLTGSVLGGAIGWRGLLAIVGGVGAVAAILTLLFVRESLPREVRVARAAREPGGWRVLLSRTYVGNVLAFAFGMAIMMAYISASPFVYQDMVGLDALGYGIAFAINAVGLVAATGLAAFLARRISPRASALIGLGTSFAAVAVILILTVAGAPAAWLMVPLFFAIAPLGLVLGSTTALALSSVPHAATGSASAILGLLQFVLAGTVAGLVGVAGEHTALPLALTMFAAALLALLALAVGRERTVTPARVRRP from the coding sequence ATGCTTTCGACGGACACGGTCCTCACCACCACACCAGCAGATCGGCCGAGTTCGGCGACCGACACGGCACTGCGCGCCCCCCACCGCCCGATCGGCGGGGCGACGTTGATCACGCTGGCCGTACTGGCGGCGATCGCGCCCTTCGGGATCGATCTGTACCTGTCGGCCTTCCCGGCGATGACCGCCGATCTCGCGACGACCGCGACGGGCGTGCAGCTCTCGCTCACCGCCTTCCTCGTGGGGGCAGGGCTCGGACAGGTGGTCTTCGGTCCGTGGTCGGATCGCGTGGGTCGCCTGGCTCCGCTCCTGACCGGGCTGGCCGTGTTCCTGGTCGCCAGCGTCGTGGCTATGCTCGCGGGCTCCATCGAGGTGCTCGTCGCGGCGCGGCTGCTGCAGGGCATCGGCGGCGCGGCGGGCATGGTCATCGGGCGAGCGATGATCGTCGACCGCGAGGAAGGCCCGCGCGCGGCGCGGGCGCTGAATCTCATGATGATGATCGGCGGCATCGCCCCCGTCATCGCCCCCCTCACCGGCAGCGTGCTCGGGGGCGCGATCGGATGGCGGGGGCTCCTCGCCATCGTCGGCGGCGTCGGTGCGGTCGCGGCGATCCTGACGCTCCTCTTCGTTCGGGAGTCGCTGCCTCGCGAGGTGCGCGTGGCACGTGCGGCCCGGGAACCCGGGGGCTGGCGCGTGCTCCTCTCGCGCACGTACGTCGGGAACGTCTTGGCCTTCGCCTTCGGGATGGCGATCATGATGGCCTACATCTCGGCCTCGCCCTTCGTCTATCAGGACATGGTCGGCCTCGACGCCCTGGGATACGGGATCGCTTTCGCGATCAACGCGGTCGGCCTCGTGGCCGCGACGGGACTCGCGGCCTTCCTCGCCCGACGGATCTCCCCTCGTGCGTCCGCGCTGATCGGGCTCGGCACGAGTTTCGCCGCGGTCGCGGTGATCCTCATCCTCACCGTCGCGGGCGCTCCGGCCGCGTGGTTGATGGTGCCGCTGTTCTTCGCGATCGCGCCGCTCGGACTCGTACTCGGGAGCACGACGGCGCTGGCGCTGTCGTCGGTGCCGCACGCGGCGACCGGATCGGCCTCCGCGATCCTCGGGCTCCTCCAGTTCGTGTTGGCGGGCACCGTCGCCGGTCTCGTCGGCGTCGCTGGGGAGCACACCGCCCTCCCGCTCGCGCTGACGATGTTCGCCGCGGCGCTGCTCGCCCTCCTCGCGCTCGCCGTCGGGCGGGAACGCACCGTCACGCCGGCGCGGGTACGTCGTCCCTGA
- a CDS encoding sensor histidine kinase, whose product MTAVAALRTGSLRRRTIVAVLALLALVLIVLVIVVDVVLGARLRGQIEDRLRDRASAAASLVGTVDAEELAERLSAQGLSVRIDDAGGGSVVAGPSPDQLRDGPPGGPGPAGPPEPLASSPSTSASGETVTASEVSGDEQLVTLRSTLSDGSTVTLTASTAGVDETLTQVRWVMGVASVAVLALGAGAIVLIVRGTLRPLDRMSVAARSVAAGDRDRRLRPTRPDTEIGRVAAAFDDMLDDVVGAEQAALDAETRLRAFLSDAAHELRTPVAGMRAAAETLIRADLDGPDRELLATRVVHEASRASRLVDDLLTMARVDQGLELRPRSVDLRELLAAETERMRRVHPGLRVDLRAPSEPVPVVVDADRIAQVVANLVDNAARATAGAGRVRIELVAGSRDTAAVSVVDDGPGVPDADRERIFERLVRLDPARAARTGAGLGLPIARGIARAHGGDVVCERDADGARFVVSLPLGAAVRDDVPAPA is encoded by the coding sequence GTGACCGCCGTAGCGGCGCTGCGCACCGGGTCGCTCCGCCGACGCACGATCGTCGCGGTGCTCGCTCTTCTCGCGCTGGTGCTGATCGTGCTGGTGATCGTCGTCGACGTGGTGCTCGGGGCGCGGCTCCGCGGCCAGATCGAGGATCGCCTCCGTGACCGCGCGTCTGCGGCGGCGTCGCTCGTGGGCACGGTCGACGCCGAAGAGCTCGCCGAGCGCCTCTCCGCGCAGGGACTCTCGGTGCGGATCGACGATGCCGGCGGCGGCTCGGTGGTCGCGGGCCCGAGTCCCGACCAGTTGCGCGACGGGCCCCCGGGAGGGCCCGGACCGGCCGGTCCGCCCGAGCCCCTGGCGTCTTCGCCGTCGACGAGCGCGTCGGGCGAGACGGTCACCGCGTCGGAAGTCAGCGGCGACGAACAGCTGGTGACGCTCCGCTCCACCCTGAGCGACGGATCGACCGTGACACTCACGGCCTCCACTGCCGGGGTGGACGAAACGCTCACCCAGGTGCGGTGGGTCATGGGCGTCGCGTCGGTCGCCGTCCTCGCCCTCGGCGCGGGGGCGATCGTGCTCATCGTGCGCGGCACCCTCCGCCCCCTCGATCGCATGTCGGTCGCGGCTCGCTCGGTCGCGGCGGGCGACCGTGATCGGCGCCTGCGCCCGACACGGCCCGACACCGAGATCGGTCGGGTCGCCGCCGCGTTCGACGACATGCTCGACGACGTGGTGGGCGCCGAGCAGGCCGCGCTCGACGCCGAGACGCGACTGCGGGCATTCCTCTCCGATGCCGCTCACGAGCTGCGCACGCCCGTGGCCGGTATGCGGGCCGCGGCCGAGACCCTCATCCGCGCCGACCTCGACGGTCCTGATCGCGAGCTGCTCGCGACTCGCGTCGTGCACGAGGCCTCGCGCGCGTCGCGCCTCGTCGACGACCTGCTCACGATGGCTCGTGTCGACCAGGGCCTCGAGCTGCGTCCGCGGAGCGTCGATCTGCGCGAGCTGCTCGCGGCCGAGACCGAGCGGATGCGGCGGGTGCACCCCGGATTGCGCGTGGACCTGCGAGCGCCCTCCGAACCCGTGCCCGTCGTCGTCGACGCCGACCGCATCGCACAGGTCGTGGCGAACCTCGTCGACAACGCCGCCCGCGCCACGGCGGGCGCCGGGCGGGTGCGGATCGAGCTCGTCGCGGGCTCCCGAGATACGGCGGCGGTGAGTGTCGTCGACGACGGGCCGGGCGTTCCCGACGCCGACCGCGAGCGGATCTTCGAGCGACTCGTGCGACTCGATCCGGCTCGCGCGGCCCGCACCGGCGCGGGCCTCGGTCTCCCCATCGCCCGAGGCATCGCCCGGGCCCACGGCGGCGACGTCGTCTGCGAGCGCGACGCCGACGGCGCGAGGTTCGTGGTCTCGCTGCCGTTGGGCGCGGCGGTCAGGGACGACGTACCCGCGCCGGCGTGA
- a CDS encoding response regulator transcription factor, producing MPAPARVLVLDDDETIRLSVVTALRADGLIAEGDADGRHLTERLATFRPDLLVLDWMMPGPTGIRLLPVIREAGDTPVIMLTARDEVDDRLRGFAEGADDYVVKPFSMAELVARTTAVLRRRGRLPATIEVGDLVVDPDAALARRGGEALDLTATEFRLLRLFVESRGRTLSKAQILTEVWGYDDYDPNLVEVHLSALRRKMETRGPRMIHTVRGLGYRLSVAP from the coding sequence ATGCCTGCCCCCGCCCGCGTGCTCGTTCTCGACGACGACGAGACCATCCGCCTGTCTGTCGTGACGGCTCTGCGCGCCGACGGTCTCATCGCCGAGGGCGATGCCGATGGGCGTCACCTGACCGAGCGGCTCGCGACGTTCCGGCCCGATCTCCTGGTGCTCGACTGGATGATGCCCGGGCCCACCGGCATCCGCCTGCTGCCCGTGATCCGCGAGGCGGGCGACACCCCCGTGATCATGCTCACCGCCAGGGACGAGGTCGACGACCGCCTCCGCGGCTTCGCCGAGGGCGCCGACGACTACGTGGTCAAGCCGTTCTCGATGGCCGAGCTCGTCGCGCGAACGACCGCCGTGCTCCGCCGTCGGGGCCGTCTGCCCGCGACCATCGAGGTCGGCGACCTCGTCGTCGACCCGGATGCTGCGCTCGCGCGCCGCGGCGGGGAGGCCCTCGACCTGACGGCCACCGAGTTCCGACTGCTGCGCCTGTTCGTCGAGAGTCGGGGCCGCACCCTGTCGAAGGCGCAGATCCTGACGGAGGTGTGGGGCTACGACGACTACGACCCGAATCTCGTGGAGGTCCACCTCAGCGCGCTCCGCCGCAAGATGGAGACCCGGGGTCCTCGCATGATCCACACCGTGCGCGGCCTCGGCTACCGTCTGAGCGTCGCGCCGTGA
- a CDS encoding DUF1611 domain-containing protein has translation MTHSATAVVYCEGNFGRQDGKTANGLVRHSEKYEIVSVIDSTLAGSDAGVALGDPVSGIPVVADLGDAIVHAGRVPDTMIFGMAPAGGLLNPTQRTDLLDAIASGMNLVNGLHEFLNDDAEFASAALLAGVTITDVRRTKDKKDLRLFTGEIFDVTCPRVAVLGTDGAIGKRTTTTLLVEALIARGIKAVMIGTGQTALIQGARYAVALDATVPQYCSGEVEGQVVSAFHDENPDIIVVEGQGALSHPAYLTSAYILRGARPDGVIVQHAPLRGTLGDYPAIPMPTAASEIALIEAFARTRVIGVTINHENMTDQQVTDAIDEYELEFGVPATDPLTRPIDQLVEMVFQAYPALRERAVLAAT, from the coding sequence ATGACTCATTCCGCCACGGCCGTCGTCTACTGCGAGGGCAATTTCGGGCGCCAAGACGGCAAGACGGCCAACGGCCTCGTGCGTCACTCGGAGAAGTACGAGATCGTCAGCGTGATCGACAGCACTCTCGCCGGCAGCGACGCCGGCGTGGCGCTCGGCGATCCCGTGTCGGGCATCCCCGTCGTCGCCGATCTCGGCGACGCGATCGTTCACGCCGGGCGCGTCCCCGACACGATGATCTTCGGCATGGCGCCTGCCGGCGGACTGCTGAACCCCACCCAGCGCACCGACCTCCTCGACGCCATCGCGTCGGGCATGAACCTCGTCAACGGGCTGCACGAGTTCCTCAACGACGATGCGGAGTTCGCCTCGGCCGCCCTTCTCGCCGGGGTGACGATCACCGACGTACGACGGACGAAGGACAAGAAGGATCTGCGCCTGTTCACCGGCGAGATCTTCGACGTGACCTGTCCTCGCGTGGCCGTTCTCGGAACCGACGGCGCGATCGGCAAGCGAACAACGACCACCCTGCTGGTCGAGGCGCTCATCGCCCGCGGCATCAAGGCCGTCATGATCGGCACCGGTCAGACCGCGCTCATCCAGGGCGCCCGCTACGCCGTCGCTCTCGACGCCACGGTTCCGCAGTACTGCTCGGGCGAGGTCGAAGGCCAGGTCGTCTCGGCGTTCCACGACGAGAACCCCGACATCATCGTCGTCGAAGGCCAGGGAGCGCTCAGCCACCCGGCGTACCTGACGTCGGCCTACATCCTGCGCGGCGCCCGCCCCGACGGCGTCATCGTGCAGCACGCACCTCTGCGCGGCACGCTCGGCGACTACCCGGCCATCCCGATGCCGACCGCGGCGAGCGAGATCGCCCTGATCGAGGCGTTCGCACGTACCCGCGTGATCGGCGTCACGATCAACCACGAGAACATGACCGACCAGCAGGTCACCGACGCCATCGACGAGTACGAGCTCGAATTCGGCGTGCCGGCGACCGACCCGCTGACGCGGCCGATCGACCAGCTCGTCGAGATGGTGTTCCAGGCCTACCCCGCCCTTCGCGAGCGGGCGGTGCTCGCCGCGACCTGA
- a CDS encoding nitroreductase family protein, with amino-acid sequence MSTDTITDRAARTDTPILPVLAERWSPRSFVADETIDEQKLAAAIEAARWSSSAANSQPWRFIVARRGTEAFARIAATLAGFNGVWAGSAGALVVAAYEQAGPEGEPRPWAQYDLGQAMAHFSIQAHASGLHVHTMGGFDADAVSAAFDLPTRIRPLTVTAVGALAPAEALGDETLIARETAPRVRRPLSEIVLVDQ; translated from the coding sequence ATGAGCACCGACACCATCACCGATCGCGCCGCCCGCACCGATACCCCCATCCTTCCCGTCCTGGCCGAGCGCTGGAGCCCCCGCTCGTTCGTCGCCGACGAGACGATCGACGAGCAGAAGCTCGCCGCTGCCATCGAGGCCGCACGCTGGTCCTCGTCCGCAGCGAACTCGCAGCCCTGGCGCTTCATCGTCGCCCGCCGCGGAACCGAGGCCTTCGCCCGGATCGCCGCCACCCTCGCCGGATTCAACGGGGTCTGGGCGGGCTCGGCGGGAGCGCTCGTGGTCGCCGCCTACGAGCAGGCCGGCCCCGAGGGCGAGCCCCGTCCGTGGGCGCAGTACGACCTGGGGCAGGCCATGGCCCACTTCAGCATTCAGGCGCACGCGAGCGGGCTCCACGTGCACACCATGGGCGGCTTCGATGCCGACGCGGTGTCGGCCGCGTTCGATCTGCCCACCCGCATCCGCCCCCTCACGGTCACGGCCGTCGGTGCGCTCGCCCCGGCGGAGGCCCTGGGCGATGAGACGCTGATCGCGCGGGAGACCGCGCCGCGCGTGCGTCGCCCGCTGTCGGAGATCGTGCTCGTCGACCAGTAA
- a CDS encoding APC family permease, translated as MTNDTTATEPAAPSGLKRAVGTPLLFAFIVGDTLGAGIYTLVGSMAGDVGGVIWLPLVVALIIALLTAGTYAELITKYPHAGGAARYADRAFGVPYVSFLVGFLMMASGITTAAALANAFAGDYLAAIIDVPAAPTAVVFIILLTLINLRGVRESLGANLIASVIEVSGLVIVIVLAAVFIGGGGGDPARLLEFSPDKAPVEGVFAASIIAFFSFLGFEAAANMAEEVKNPSKAYPRALFGAIGTAAIVYLLIALGAAMILPAADLASSTGPLLDVVAATGIALPPWLFGLIALVAIANGALLFMVMASRVGYGLAESGLLPKAFSRVLPNRRTPWVSIVVVAVATIGLTFLGDVATLAETTVLLLLLVFLSANVSVLVLKKDKVDHKHFSVPRVVPVLAIIASIVLLTQQTGVVWLGALAYIAIGSVLFFVARAGRKREERKADAG; from the coding sequence ATGACCAACGACACCACCGCCACCGAGCCCGCAGCGCCGTCTGGCCTCAAGCGGGCAGTCGGCACCCCGTTGCTGTTCGCGTTCATCGTCGGAGACACGCTCGGCGCGGGCATCTACACCCTCGTCGGTTCCATGGCCGGTGATGTCGGCGGAGTCATCTGGCTTCCGCTGGTCGTCGCGCTGATCATCGCCCTGCTCACGGCGGGCACCTACGCCGAGCTCATCACGAAGTACCCGCACGCGGGCGGTGCGGCGCGCTACGCCGATCGGGCGTTCGGGGTGCCGTACGTGTCGTTCCTCGTTGGCTTCCTCATGATGGCCTCGGGCATCACGACTGCCGCCGCGCTGGCGAACGCGTTCGCCGGCGACTACCTCGCCGCGATCATCGACGTGCCTGCGGCACCGACGGCCGTGGTGTTCATCATCCTGCTGACGCTGATCAACCTCCGCGGCGTCCGCGAATCTCTCGGCGCCAACCTCATCGCGTCGGTGATCGAGGTGTCGGGCCTCGTCATCGTCATCGTCCTGGCCGCCGTCTTCATCGGTGGTGGAGGAGGCGACCCGGCTCGCCTCCTCGAGTTCTCGCCCGACAAGGCGCCCGTGGAGGGCGTGTTCGCGGCATCCATCATCGCGTTCTTCTCCTTCCTCGGATTCGAGGCGGCCGCGAACATGGCCGAAGAGGTGAAGAACCCCTCCAAGGCCTACCCGCGCGCCCTGTTCGGCGCGATCGGCACCGCTGCGATCGTCTACCTGCTGATCGCACTCGGCGCGGCGATGATCCTCCCCGCCGCCGACCTGGCGTCCTCGACCGGACCCCTCCTCGACGTGGTGGCCGCGACCGGCATCGCGCTGCCCCCGTGGCTGTTCGGACTCATCGCGCTCGTCGCGATCGCCAACGGCGCGCTGCTGTTCATGGTGATGGCCAGCCGTGTCGGGTACGGCCTGGCCGAATCCGGTCTGCTCCCGAAGGCGTTCTCGCGCGTGCTCCCGAACCGTCGCACCCCGTGGGTGTCGATCGTGGTCGTCGCCGTGGCGACGATCGGCCTCACCTTCCTGGGCGATGTCGCGACGTTGGCCGAGACGACGGTGCTGCTGCTCCTGCTGGTCTTCCTCTCGGCGAACGTCAGCGTGCTCGTGCTCAAGAAGGACAAGGTCGACCACAAGCACTTCTCGGTACCGCGGGTCGTGCCGGTGCTCGCCATCATCGCGAGCATCGTGCTGCTCACCCAGCAGACCGGCGTGGTGTGGCTCGGAGCCCTGGCGTACATCGCGATCGGTTCGGTGCTCTTCTTCGTCGCCCGCGCCGGGCGCAAGCGCGAAGAGCGCAAGGCCGACGCCGGCTGA
- a CDS encoding DMT family transporter — MAWSILIASAVLEAVWATALGRSEGFTQPLPTIVFVVALVASMIGLAKASERIPIGTAYAVWVGIGAVLTVGWATVTGEEPLSWGRAIFIAGIAVAVVGLKLVPAQRGDAGKDPGA, encoded by the coding sequence ATGGCGTGGTCGATCCTCATCGCCAGCGCCGTCCTCGAAGCCGTGTGGGCCACGGCCCTCGGCCGATCCGAAGGCTTCACGCAGCCGCTCCCGACGATCGTGTTCGTCGTCGCGCTCGTCGCCAGCATGATCGGGCTCGCGAAAGCCTCGGAGCGCATCCCCATCGGCACGGCCTACGCCGTGTGGGTCGGCATCGGTGCGGTGCTCACCGTGGGGTGGGCGACCGTCACCGGCGAGGAGCCGCTGTCCTGGGGCAGAGCGATCTTCATCGCGGGCATCGCCGTCGCCGTCGTCGGGCTCAAACTCGTCCCCGCGCAACGTGGTGATGCCGGGAAGGATCCGGGCGCCTGA
- a CDS encoding DMT family transporter, which yields MSWIILVASGVLEAVWASALAASKGFRRPRPTILFVVALVISMVGLAFAMNDLPTGTAYAVWVGIGASLTVLWAIVTRKERASTARILLILLLVASVIGLKAVS from the coding sequence ATGTCGTGGATCATTCTGGTCGCCTCCGGTGTTCTCGAGGCGGTGTGGGCGTCGGCGCTGGCCGCGTCGAAGGGCTTCCGTCGGCCCCGGCCGACGATCCTGTTCGTCGTCGCGCTCGTCATCAGCATGGTGGGGCTCGCGTTCGCGATGAACGACCTGCCCACCGGTACCGCCTACGCCGTCTGGGTCGGAATCGGGGCCAGTCTCACCGTGCTCTGGGCCATCGTGACCAGGAAGGAGCGCGCCTCGACCGCGCGCATCCTGCTCATCCTCCTGCTGGTCGCGTCGGTCATCGGCCTGAAGGCGGTGAGCTGA
- a CDS encoding SDR family oxidoreductase, whose product MPSDAPDDRQPSGIDPAELAVTLDVLARMARIDQTHPDFIQVRRATAHMFKAVKKERRREIREAIAEADRSVIAATATGAPDRIDDETRGIPISTATTAPTAGTLLKARGCYICKQPYTLVDAFYHQLCPDCAAMSHAKRDARTDLTGRRALLTGGRAKIGMYIALRLLRDGAHTTITTRFPRDAVRRFSSLPDSGDWLHRLKIVGIDLRDPAQVIGLADDVAASGTLDILINNATQTVRRSTGAYQPLVDAELAPLPDGPLPELVTFGHTNDQHPQALERSVAAHPVLAAAASRADELTEQAMAAGSSSLERLAAGTAIDAGGLVPDLHDVNSWTQRVDEVDPLEMLEVQLANTTAPFLLISKLRASMAASPAARTYIVNVSAMEGVFGRGYKGPGHPHTNMAKAAVNMLTRTSAREMFETDGILMTSVDTGWITDERPHPTKVRLAEEGFHAPLDLVDGAARVYDPIVRGEAGEDLFGVFLKDYAPGSW is encoded by the coding sequence GTGCCCTCCGATGCCCCTGACGACCGCCAGCCGAGCGGAATCGACCCCGCCGAACTCGCGGTGACGCTCGATGTGCTCGCGCGGATGGCCCGGATCGATCAGACGCACCCCGACTTCATCCAGGTGCGTCGGGCCACGGCCCACATGTTCAAGGCGGTCAAGAAAGAGCGTCGGCGCGAGATCCGCGAAGCGATCGCCGAGGCCGACCGCAGCGTGATCGCCGCGACCGCCACCGGGGCACCCGATCGCATCGACGACGAGACCCGCGGCATCCCGATCAGCACCGCGACCACGGCCCCGACCGCGGGAACCCTGCTCAAGGCCCGCGGATGCTACATCTGCAAGCAGCCGTACACGCTGGTCGACGCCTTCTACCACCAGCTGTGCCCCGACTGCGCGGCGATGAGTCACGCCAAGCGCGACGCCCGCACCGACCTCACCGGGCGACGGGCGCTGCTCACCGGCGGCCGGGCGAAGATCGGCATGTACATCGCGCTGCGACTGCTCCGCGACGGTGCGCACACCACCATCACCACCCGGTTCCCGCGCGATGCGGTGCGGCGGTTCAGCAGCCTCCCCGACTCGGGCGACTGGCTCCACCGTCTCAAGATCGTCGGCATCGACCTCCGCGACCCCGCTCAGGTGATCGGACTCGCCGACGACGTCGCCGCATCCGGCACCCTCGACATCCTCATCAACAACGCCACCCAGACGGTGCGCCGTTCGACCGGCGCCTACCAGCCGCTCGTCGACGCCGAGCTCGCACCGCTCCCCGACGGACCGCTGCCCGAGCTGGTCACGTTCGGGCACACCAACGACCAGCACCCGCAGGCCCTCGAGCGCTCCGTCGCTGCGCACCCCGTGCTCGCCGCCGCGGCCTCGCGGGCCGACGAGCTCACCGAGCAGGCCATGGCGGCAGGATCCAGCTCGCTCGAACGGCTCGCGGCGGGCACCGCGATCGATGCCGGCGGCCTCGTGCCCGACCTGCACGACGTCAACTCGTGGACCCAGCGCGTCGACGAGGTCGACCCGCTCGAGATGCTCGAGGTGCAGCTCGCCAACACCACGGCCCCGTTCCTGTTGATCTCGAAGCTGCGCGCGTCGATGGCGGCGAGCCCCGCGGCCCGCACCTACATCGTCAACGTCAGCGCCATGGAGGGCGTGTTCGGCCGCGGCTACAAGGGCCCCGGCCACCCGCACACCAACATGGCCAAGGCCGCCGTGAACATGCTCACCCGCACGAGCGCGCGCGAGATGTTCGAGACCGACGGCATCCTCATGACGAGCGTCGACACCGGGTGGATCACCGACGAGCGACCCCACCCGACCAAGGTGCGGCTCGCCGAGGAGGGTTTCCACGCCCCGCTCGACCTCGTCGACGGTGCTGCGCGGGTCTACGACCCGATCGTGCGCGGTGAAGCCGGCGAAGACCTCTTCGGCGTCTTCCTCAAGGACTACGCGCCCGGCTCGTGGTGA
- a CDS encoding iron chaperone has protein sequence MAESTKSGFTPEERAAIREHARELKAAKKGEDAEKAVLAAIDKMAEEDREIALRLHEIVRAVAPGLAPKTFYGSPGWAKDGKVVLFFQDKSKFKTRYSTLGFQETAALDDGDFWPTSFAVAGWSPAVEKEITRLVERAAR, from the coding sequence ATGGCCGAATCGACGAAGTCGGGGTTCACACCCGAGGAGCGCGCCGCGATACGAGAGCACGCGCGCGAGCTGAAAGCCGCGAAGAAGGGCGAGGACGCCGAGAAGGCCGTGCTGGCGGCGATCGACAAGATGGCCGAGGAGGATCGTGAGATCGCTCTGCGCCTGCACGAGATCGTGCGCGCGGTCGCTCCGGGTCTTGCCCCGAAGACCTTCTACGGCTCGCCCGGCTGGGCGAAAGACGGCAAGGTCGTTCTGTTCTTCCAGGACAAGTCGAAGTTCAAGACCCGCTACTCGACCCTCGGCTTCCAGGAGACGGCGGCGCTCGATGACGGCGACTTCTGGCCTACGTCGTTCGCGGTGGCGGGCTGGTCGCCGGCCGTGGAGAAGGAGATCACCCGGCTCGTGGAGCGGGCCGCGCGCTGA